The Catellatospora citrea DNA segment ATTCGCTGGTTGTGCACCGCGTTCAACAGGTCATGATTTGGGTCAAAATAATCAACGTTGCAGTTATGGACCAGGACCGGCGTGTCGCCTGCGATCACATAGTACGTGTGGGCGCGCTACGTCGGATACGCTCAGTTCACGTAGTGATCATGCTGTTTAGCTGCCGATTCAGACTATGGCCGGTATCTATGTGTGTCGGTTTCGGGGCGTTGACGGCAACCCTGACGGCAACCTCAGCGCACGCTGTCGGAGAACCGGGCCAACGCCGGGATGGCGCGGATCTTCTCCGGTGTCAGGTGGGCCGCCACGATTCCGTTCGGGCGGCGCGGTGGCGCGCAGCGGATGACCTCGTCGGGAGTGACGATGAGGTCGAGGCTGAAGTCGTGCTCGGTCTCGGGCAGGTCGTCATCGAGGATCTGGAGGGGGTGGACCGTGGTGACGATGACGGTGCTCGGGCCGATGAGTCCGGCCTCGGTGAGCAGGGCTACTTCGATGTCGCTGTAGCCCGCGCCCTTGCCGACCCGCACTCCGCGTCGGTTGACGGCGACGCTGCCCGCGATGATGAGATCGACGGGCCGCATGTGGTCGACCTCGACGCGGGGGGCGTGCCGGGCGGCACTGTCGCCGGTCGTGATGACGTCCAACGGTTCGCCGATCGTGGCAGGGTCAAGAGCGCCCGGCTACGCCGGACGCACGCGCACGCGCTATGCCGTTCCGGCCCGCGCGCACGCGCCCACGCAACAAGACCGCCCAGACCCGGCAGCCGACAAGCCCACCAGACCAGAGGTCGTGACGATCGCCTGGGGGTCAGGCCGCCCGGTCACATGCGGCAATCGTCGCCGCACCGCTGACGCGGCTCGGCACCGCCTAACTCAGCACAGTCTCAGTCAGGTGGCCACCGAGCACGAATGCACAAATTCCACATCAGGCATTTAGATCGACACATCTGCATGTTATGCAGTAGCTTGACGGCAACGCTGACGGCAACCTGAACGCACACGGACGCCCCTCAACGCACTCCGCAGTGGTGCAAATACGGAGTGGAGCTACGTCAATTGCCCTCAATCTCGAAGCTCAGAGCCTTATTCATTAGATCATCTTCGATGGTGCTCGGGTCACAGCGGTAGCGCATATCGCGTGTGTTGTCACAAGCCAGGTGACTTACCTGCGGGCGGCCGTCGCGTCTACTACCGACACATCACAAGTTGATCAATCTGCTCCGACTGTCATCGACGTGCGTCGAGTGAATAGCGCTCTCACGAGCCCGAAGGCGCCAATCTTGAACCTTCCAAGACCACAGGATATCGCCATTACCGACCAGACTTGCGCCTTACACAACCGTAGCTATTCCAGGAATTGATCGGCCCTAGTCGCCCTATCGACCGGTCAGCAGCCAAAGTGACATTCTCAATGGCGCTTCTTTGTCCTCATGCTGGAACGAGACAACCACAGTTCCACGATCAGATCTCCAGACAGTGGCGCGATCGAACTGCCCCGGCATCGGCACGGGTCGTTCATCGAATTCAGAAGAGTATGTTGAAGCACCGACACGCCCCTCTACCGAAGCCACGAGCCCCGCATATTCCGCCTCAAAGAGTTCGTAAAGCGAACCAAAATTAGCGCCCTCTTCAGGCCATAGTATCTTTAGGACTACCTCAAACGCTCGCACATCCTCAAACGCACTGGAATATCCAGACTCAGTTCCCCTCCTCCATTCCTTCCAGCCTGCCACGTCGTTCGCTCGAACCTCGACCCAGCCCAAATCCAGCAATGCCGATTCATTGGTCGGCGCTCGCCTTAGGTCATCCAAACCGACGAACCACCCAAGGAGATCCGATATCGCATCCGAATTCACGTCATGAATCCAATCCCAAGTTACATGCCATTGCCGGGCACGTGGAGAACCCAGAGCGTTCCGTTCTTAATATTCTCCTCGAAATAGCTCCCCAACAAGGATCGCAAATGATCAGCTCCCGCCTTATTTGATACGGCATAGACTACCCCCTGCCGGTCAAGACCGGCCGCGAGGTCCAACAATCGGCGCGCCTGGTCCAATGTTATGCTAGGATCGTAAAACTTATGATTGGGATTATAGGGCGACGAATCCCACTGCACATCATTGCCAGTCCATTTTGCTTCGAGAAGCCAATCGCCGTTGTCTCCGTCAACCTCAGTCAGCTCGTCGTTATAGCGCCATGTCGTCTCTGTGCGACTTCCCATCACATGCGCCTGATACTTAAAGGACGGACGACGCAATTCCGTATCAGTGAGGGTTGAAGACCTCACTTCCACCGGCGTGCAGTTGTGCACGAGAACCGGCGTGTCACCGGCGATCACATAGTACGTGTGGACTTCATTGACCGTGAGGTCGCGCATGTCCTTGCTACCGGCGTAGTTGCGGACGGCAACCACGTAGCGCGCCTCGCCACTCGGACCGACCAGCACTGACCTGCCTGGCACAAGGTCGCGCGCGTTGACCCATTCACCAATTGATGAGTCCCAGAAGGGGTGGTTCTCGGTGGTCTGAAGGGTTACCTCATCAGTAGGACCACGCGTACTACGCCCGCCGTTGCCCTCAGCCGTCCGCTCTCCGTCTACGACAGGCGGCACGGGACGCTCGCTCACCGTGACATCGACAAGGTCGAGGTCCAGGTTCACATGGAGGGCTGTGACCGGCTGTGCGGATGTCTTGCCGGTCTCAGGGTCGGTCGCAACGACCTCGTCACCGATCTTGATCGACGAGATCGCAACAGCCGCACCACTGGCCATAAGAACTTTGGTCGACGGATCGAAGCTATGTCCAGGTACGGGGCAGGCGATGGGCCGCTTTCCGCCGCCGCTGAAAAGTCCGGCGCCGCCGCCCGAAACGCCTCCCGTGATCGCGCCGGTGATCGCGCCGCTCTTCACCGCGTTGCCAAAGCCGGCGGCTGTGCACTCCTTGCCGAATGCGCAGCCGAGTCCGTAGACCGCCGCCTCGGTGGCTGCGCCGCTGACCGCGCCAGTGGCCGCGCCACCGGCCGCCCCCATTGCTACACGGGTGAAGGTGCCAGCTCCCGCCTTGGCCGTGACAGCGAGCCTGCCGAAAACACCGCCGACGGCTCCGCTCGCGGCACCGGTCAGTGCCGACCAGCCGGCTGTGGACCAGGTGGAACTCTCGCCCAGCGCGCCCCAGCCATGGTTGGTCACTGTTCCGGCCAGCGAACCCACGAAGCCTGCAACCGCTCCGGAAATCGCACCACAGACGACCAGCCCGCCCACGGTGGCCACGCCGGCCGTCACCAAGCCGGCCGCGCCTGCCGCCGCCATACAACCTGCGTATACGACTACTCCCACGATCGTCGAGACCACAGCTTCGACGATTGAGGCGCCGTACGTGCACCAGAAGTCGGCCGCGCATTCGGCACGTTTCCGTTCCTCCTCTCGAATGGCACCGACGACGGCAGAGTTGTAGATCGCTTCTGCGGACACGATTGCCGTCACGACTTCTGTCGTCTCACCGGTTTCGTATCCGACGAACTGGCCACCGAGTTTGTCGTATTGCCAGGCGGTCGTCATGCAGTCGGTACCTGGTGCCAGATCGGCCTTCTTGTGCACCTTGTTGTTGATGTAGCAGGTCTCCGCGGTCTCGACGACCGTGGTGCAGTTCGTCAGCTGCTGCATGGTTTCAGGCACCGAGGGGCAGACGGGCGGGGCCTGCTGGTTGCAGCCCATCGCGGTAGCCAGCTTGCTGTTGTTGGGAATCTTCGCGCAGGGCTTGAACTGCAGACCAACCCCGGGCCCGTCCTCATAGGTGTGCCTGGGGTTTCTCGGGTAGACCGGGGGCTTATTGGTGACCTGGCTCTTCCTGTACGCGTAGCTGATCGCAATGTTCCAGTCGCGGCCCGAGGCGTCTTCGCTGCCGGTCGGCGCGTGCCCCGTCGGGTCGACGGCGGTCATCGGGTTAGCGTTGCCGTACGCGTACCGGTTGGCGTTGCCGGAGTTGCCCACCGGGCTGTTGGAAGCGGCGTCGCGGTTGTCGAACTGCCCGGTGTCCGGGTTGTACCAGCGCGAGGCCATGTTGACGCGGCCGGTGTTGGTGTCGGTCCACTCGGACTGGTAGCCGAGGCGGCCGACCAACGTCGATGTCCCGAGCCGTTTGCCGAGCGGGTCGTAGACCGCGAACTGGCCGAGCGTCGTGTCGGCGGCGCTGAATTGGCCGACGACGTCGGTGTGCAGATCGGTCCAGGTGTAGCGCTGCGCCCCGCCGACCCGGACGCCGACGACGCCGCCACCGGGACCGCGGACGTAGTACGCCTCGTCGCCGCTGGTGCCCGGGGTCGGGTCGTCGCTGGCGAGGTCGTTGCTCAGGCCCGAGTACTTGTGGCCCGGCCGGGACACGCGGCCGAGCGCGTCGTACTGGTAGGTCTGCTGACCCACGCCCGAGCCCTGCGAGACCACCTGGTTGAACGCGTCGGTGACCGTCGTCGTGGTCACCGTGCCGACCGTGGACGACGCCATGCTGCCCCGGGGGTGTACGCGTACGTCGTCGAGCCGGAGGTGAGCAGTCGGTTGCGCTGGTCGTAGGTGAAGGTGGCCGCGCCGGACTGCACCCGGTTGCCGGACTTGTCGTACGCGTAGTTCGTGGTGGTCGAGCCGGTGGTCCAGGTCTTCAGGCGGTTGGCCCAGTCGTAGGTGTAGGCGTTGGCGTTGGCCGTGCCCGCGCCGAACCCGACGGTGCTCTTGCTGGTCTCGTTGCCGTTGTCGTCGAACCCGTAGTCGATCTTCGCAATCGACGTGCCGCCGGCGGTCTTGAGCTCGTCGACGTCGATCCGGTGCCGGTTGTCGTAGGTGTAGGTGCGGTAGTTGCCGCCGCCGTAGGTGATCCGGCTGACCGCGGACAGGTCGTTGTAGTCGTAATTGAGGTTGAGGCCTGCCGTCGCGTTCGCGATGGTGTCGAGCCGGCCCGCGGAGTCGTAGCCGAAGGTCGTGGTGCCGGCCGCGTCGGTGCGCGACGTGAGCTGCCCGTCAGCGTTCCAGGCGAAGTCGTTGTCGCCGGAGCCGCCCCGGATCGTGAGCGGCAGGCCGCGGTCGTCGTAGGTGATGTCGGTCGTGCCGGACGGTCCGGAGAACGAGCGCATCTGCCCGATAGCGTCATAGGTGAACGACTTGGCGGCGGTGGACGTCTCCGGTGCGGTGCCGGTCTGGCTCAGCAGGTTGCCCAGGTCGTCGTACGCGTAGTCGACACTGACGCCGCCTGGCGAAAGCAGGCGCTTGGGCTGTCCCGCCGCGTCGTACACGTTGGTGAAGGTGCGCTGGGACGGGTCCGGGTGAGCGGTCGTGGCTGGCTCGATGCTCGATTCGGGCAGACCCCAGGTGTTGTACGTGGTCCAGAACGCGCTGCCGCGCCCGTCGGTGAACCTGGTCTGCTGGCCGGCCAGGTCGTAGCCGAAGCTGGTGAGGATGCTGTCGGTCGCGGACAGCGGCTGCACCTGCGACGTCAGCAGGCCGGTGGCGTCGTAGGCGAACGTCGTCTCGTGCTGCATAGCGTCGGTGACGCCGACGACCTGCCCGCCCCTGTCGTACCGGGTCGAGCCGGTGGCCAGTTCCGTGCCTGTCGCGCTGAACTCGCGCACCTTGGTGACCTGGCCGGCGAGGTCGTAGACGGCCTCGGCATAGCTGTTGTCGTAGAGCGTGGTGCGCAGCGGACGGCCGAGGCCGTCGAAGGTGTAGTCGGTGTCCTTGCCCGCGGCGTCGTACGAGCGGGTGACGTCGCCGACCGCGTTGTGCTCGAGGGAGGTCGTCAGGTTGCCGGGCGAGCGCGTCTGGGTCTGCCAGGTCGCGTCGCCCCAGTCCGGGTCCTGGTTACAGTCGATCTTCCGCAGGCCGTACCCGTACTGAGTGGTGTACGCGGCTGTCGACGGCTGCCGTACGTGCTGCGTGGTGCTGCACGGGCCGAGGAAGCCGTACGTCGCGGTCGTCCGGGCACCGGTGGGGTCGGTGACGGAGGTCTGGTTGCCGAGCCGGTTGTAGGTGTAGGTCGTGCTGTTGCCCGCGGGGTCGGTCACCTTCGCCATGCGGCCGAGCTGGTCGTAGTCGTAGGTGACGGTCCGGTCGAGCGGGTCGGTCACGGTCTTGACCCGGCCGGTGCTGTCGTACGTGGTGGTCGACACAGGTGTCAGAGGGGTCGGCGAACCAGGCGGGGTGTAGGCCGGCATGATCGTTTCGGTGACGCGGCCGAGCGCGTCGTAGTGCGCCGTGGTGACCCGGCCGAGCGGGTCCCGGCTCTCCTGAACGGCACCGAACGTGTCGTAGCCGAGCTCGGTGAACGCCCGTGCCTGGACCGCCGCCGACCCGTACGTCTCGACGGCGACCTCGGGCGAGGTGGTGCGCACGGCCCGGCCCAGCTCGTCATAGGCGAGGTCGGTGACGTTGCCCAGCGCGTCGGTGGTGGAGGTGACCAGGCCGCCGTCGTTGACCTCGTAGCTGACCCGGCTGACATTGGAACCGTTGGCCGGGAACGTCGGCGAGCCGGCGGTGCGCAGCAGCGAGACGTCGGCATCGGACAGCGCCCGCTGATAGGTCTGCACGTCGTCGATGGAGCCTCGCCAGCGCCCGACCGGGTCGCCGTTCAGGTCCGCGGTGACGAACAGGTTCAGGTGGGCCCAGCTCGACGATCCGATCCGAGTGGCGGGCTGCCACATGTTAGGTGCCGGCTCACCGCTGTTCGCGTAGACGTACATGTCGCTGTTGGTGTTCCTGGCGACCAGGTCGGGGCGGCCGTCTCCGGTGAGGTCACCGATGCTGACACCGAAGCCGTTCCACCCGCTGCCGGTCAACGAGCTGCCCCCGTACGGGTCAAGGCTCTTGCCATCGTTCTGGGCGTACTCGTAGAGGTCGCCGCTGGGGGTGTAGCGGACGACCATGTCCTCGCGGCCGTCGTTGTTGACGTCACCGAAGTCGATCCAGTTCATGTTCGCGAAACCGGTGGAGCCGATGTTCTGACCCACCTCGGCCAGCTTCACCTGGCCGGGGGCGCCCGAACTGCGGTGCAGCCACAGGCTGCCGGCCGGGATGCGGCCGACCAGGTCGTCACGGCCGTCGCCGTCGACGTCGCCGACACCCAGCCAGTTCATCCCGCTGAACCCGGTGCCCAGCGAGTAGCGCGTGCCCAGCGAAACGGTCCCGCCGCTGGACGTGTTCGGGTAGAGCCACACGGTTCCGGAGGTGTCGCGGGCGATGATGTCCGGTTTGCGGTCGCCGTCGAAGTCGCCGGCGTCAACGAAGTTCATCGTGTTGAAGCCGGTCGCCAGCGTCACCGCCGTGCCGAACACGGTCGCCGGCCCCGTGCCGGTGTTCGGGTAGAACAGCAGGTTTCCGGCAGCGTCGCGACCGATAAGGTCGACGCGGTTGTTGCCCTCGCTGCCCGACTTGCCGCCGCCGATGACGAACTTGCCCCCTGCGCTCCAGGGTGCGCCGGTGCGGGTCGTCTCGCCGACCTTGGCCCCGTTGACGTAGATCTTCAACTTCTTGTTCGCCGCGTCGTATACACCGGCAAGGTGCGTCCACACTCCGGTGGACGCGGCCGCCGAGGAGCTGGCGGACTCCACCCCGCTGCCCTTGTCGTCGCCACGCGGCATCGAGAAGGTCCACAACCCGGTGGCCTTGTTGTAGCTCAGGGTGAAACCGCTGACCTGTTCGCCGTCCTGGCTGGCGACGACCATCGGCACGGCCGCTGCCGGGTCGAGCTTGACCCAGGTCGCGATGGTGAAGCTGTTGGCGGTGTCGATCGACGTGGTGCGCCCGGTGATGACGCCGGTCCCGTCGAACACCGCGCTGCCCGAGGTGTGCGTGGCACCGTGGTCGGTGGACCAGGTCACCCCGCCGGATGTGGTAAGGGGGTTGTTGCCTGAGGAGTCGGACGTCGCCGCGCCGATCGCGGAGTCGAGCGTCCAGCGGCTGGTCGCCACCCTGCCGAGGTCGATGCCGGCCGGACCGTTGTAGGCGGTCTTCGACAGCACCCGGTTCATCACGTCATAGGCGACGTCGTCCTGGGCGAGGACCGCGCCCTGCGCGTTCCTGGCGATGTTCGACACGGGCCGGTTGTCGGCGTCGAAGCGGGTCTCGGTGACGCGGTGCAGGCCGCCGGGGTCGAGGATCGCCTGATCGGTGCGGGACGCCGCGTCGACCCGGTAGGTCGTGTTGGTCTGGCCGTTGTTGGTGACCTGCCGGATCAGGTTGCCGGCGCCGTCGTAGAAGTTCTCCTCCAGCAGGTACGCGACCGTCGGCGGCTCGGCGTCGTCGGTGCGCAGCACGCGCTTGACCTGGTTGTTGTCGTAGTAGTCGTAGCGGATGCGCCAGTGCTCGGCGTCCTCGACCCACGCCACCCGGCCGGCCGGGTCGTACCCCTTCGACAAGGTGACCAGGTCGGTGGCGGGGCTGGGGTCATTCGGGTCGTCGGTCCAGTCCTTCACGGCGGTCGTGAGCATGCGGCCGCCCGCGTCGTAGGTCGACGACACCGTGACGCCGTCGGGACGCGTCTCGGTGATCAGGTTGCCGTAGCTGTCGTAGGTGTAGCCGACCTCGTTGCCGAGCGCGTCGACGACCTTGGCGCGCTGGTTGTGCTCGTCGTACTCGATGACGGTCTGCCGGGCGGCGTCGCCGCCGGACAGGTCCTCGACGTACTGCCTGGTCGTGTTGCCGTCGGCGTCGTACTCGATGGTGGTCCGGGCACGGTGCGCCGCGCCGGTGACCTGGTTGGTCACCTCGGGTTCCGTGGTCTGCCGCAGCCGGGACTGCTTGTCGTACGCGAACAGCACGACCTGGTCCGGCTGGCCCGCGATCTGGTTCGTCCGCTCGATGACGCGGCCGAGGCCGTCGTACTCGTAGCTGGTGACCTTGCCGGCCGGGTCGGTCACGGTCGCCACGTCACCCGAGGCGTAGTAGGTCACGTGCTGCGTGGCGCCCGAGGGCGAGACGACCCTGATCGGCAGGCCCGCCGGAATGAAGCCGCCGTCGGCGGCCGCCGTGTCCCGATCGCCGCTGAACGCCGTGGTCATCCGGCGCAGCAGCGGGTCCTCCGACACGATCAGGTTGCACTTGCGGTCGTAGGTGTAGCTCGTGCGATAGGTGTTGTCCGCACGGCTGCTCGATCGGCCGTCGCGCACCTCGAACATCAGGTCGTTGCACGGGTCGTCGGGGTTGGCCGCGTTGAACTTGTACTCGTAGTAGACCGTGCTGCAGGTCGGCGGAGACGCCGAGCGGTCGGTGCAGCTGATCTGCTCCCTGATGTTGCCGCGGCTGTCGCGGACGGTCTCGGTGTAGTTGCCGTTCGGGTCGACGACCGTCTGCAGCATCCCGGTGCCGTCAAAGCCGTAGATCGTCTCGTTGCCGTACGCGTCGGTCTCGGCGACCTTGGTGCCCGCGGGCAGCGCGTAGGACGCCGAGGTGAGGTTAGCGTCGTCCGGATCGGCGTCGGAGGGGTCGGTGATCGCGTACTTCTTGATCAGGCCGCGTCCCTGCGCCTTGATCCGGGCGTCGTACTGTGCCTTGATCTGCACCGAGTTGAGCTGCTGCGCCTTGTAGACGGCCACCTCAGCGATGTCGCCGGTGAAGTACCCGGTGATGTCGTTGCGGGCGTTCGGCCACCCCTGCGAGCCGCCCGCACCGAGGTAGGCGTACGGGGCGCCGTTGGGCGTGATGGTGCCGGCCGCGCTGCCGACCAGCTGGCCGTCCAGGTACATCGCCTGCGAGTTGGTGCTCGCGGAAAGGGCGACGTGGTGCCACTGGCCGTCGTCGACCCGCCCCGGGGTGGCCATCGGGTTCATCCCGGCCACCCAGAGCTTGCCGCGCAGGCGACCGTCGGAGCCGACGTACAGCCCCGGGTTGTACAGCGTGGGCGTGGTGCCCAAAGGCTGGTTCTGGTAGCCGAACAGGGTGCCGCCGCCGGTGCTGGTGTCGGGCACCCGGAACCACATGCTGATCGAGTACGGCCCCCCCGTGGGGATGTCAGCGTCGGGGATGGACACGTGACCGCCCGTCCCGTCGAACCGCGCCGCCCAGCTCTCATCGCCGAACGGACCCGTCGCCTCCCCGAGCGTCACGCCGGTGCCGTAGCTGGCAAGCCCCCCGTTGACCTCGTTGACCGCGTCCACGCCGTCGGAGTCGGCCAGCCGCCAGTAATCCGTCGGGCCGGCGCCCAGCACCGCGCTGGAGTAGACCAGGTACGAGCCTTCGACGGAGGGTGGGCTGATCCCCCAGGTGCCGCCGTTCTCGTCGGTGACCTGCGAGACCACGCCTGCGGCGGTGTCGTAGTCGATCTCGGCCGCGGTTTTGCCCAGCGGGGTGACGATCTTGTTCAGCAGCTCCGCCGGAGTGGCCTGCGCGGCGCGCAGCGCGTCCACGTCCTGCTGCCGCAGGGGTTTGTCGAAGTAGGCGACTTCGGCGATGCTGCCTTCGAAGAAGGCGGCCGTGCCTGTGTTGGTGTTCGCTGTGCCGGTGCTCTGGCCCGGCCAGCCGAGGCCGAGGAAGCCTGCGCCGATATGCTGGTACTTCTGCTGGCCGCCGACGATCAGGCCCAGCTTGGTGCCCGCCGCGACGCCGTCGACGTACAGAGTCTGGCTGTTGCCGCTCGCGCTCAGCACGGCATGGTGCCACTCGCCGTCGTCGACCACCGGCGCGGCGGCGGAAGCGACGATCGGCGTGTGGGCGCTGCCGAAGAACTGCTGGTTGCCCAGGGGCGCCGGATGGCAGGTGAAGATTTGGAGGACCGTGCCGGCTGTCGTGGCGGCGAACGGAACGTCCATGCACTTCTGGGACTGCAGGCCGATGATCTGCCCGTTGGGCATCATCGTCCACTTCTGGTTGGTGCCCGCTCCGCAGGTCCAGACCCGCAACAGCGAGCCGCCGGCCGTGCCGACGACCTCGGCACATTTGGTCACGGATGCCTCGGTGGCGACGAGCCGGCCCGCGCTGTCCAACGTCCACTGCTGGCTCGCATCGCCGTTGCAGGCCTGGATCTCCAGCGCTCTGCCGTCGGCGAGCACACCGCCGACGGGGCCTACGCACAAGCCCGATCCGGCACCGACGAGGCTGCCGACCGCGCCGACGGCCGGCGCCGACGGGAACTGCCCCGACAGGCGGCCGCTGGAGTTCACATACAGCACCGGGGTGTAGCCCCAGTTCGTCGTGCCTGTCGTAACGGGTTCCCCCGATTGGCTGAGCAGGACCCCGCCGCGCTGGGTCGTCTTGAACCAGATGCTGGCCGAGCGGTAACCCGACTCGTTGGCCAGCGAGATCGGCAGCGTCACAGTGGAGCTGGCACCGTTGAAGCCGGCCGCGGTGGCCGCGGAACCGGCCAGCGGCCCCGGCTCACCCAACGTGACATCGGTGTAGATGCCGTTGTCCACACCGCCCTGGGCCAGCGCCGAGCTGGCCGCCGTGGTGGCGTCGGTCTCAGTGAGCCGCCAGTTCGAGGTCGGCGCGAGATTGTCGACGACCGACGGATACTGGGTGCCGGACCCGGACGTGTACTCGTAGCCGATGCAGTCGGGCGACAACGCCATGGCCGGTGCGCATGCAGCGGTGAGCAGGTCACCGGTGTACGAGTAGGTCCACTCGGAGACGCTGAGCGGGTCGGAAGCGTCCGCCCGGTCGGTGGAGATCTCGACCACGTGTCCCCCGGACCAGAGCACGTTCAGCGAGCGGCCGGACGCGGAGGTGATCCGGTCCAGCCGTCCCGCCGTGTAGTGGTAGGTCAGCTTGCGCTGGGCGAGGTCGGATTGCTCGGTGAGGCCGTACGTCCCGGGCGTGATGACCGTGGCGAAGGTGTAGGCGTTACCGCTCTTGTCGGTCAACCTGTATCCGCTGATCGCGGTGCCGGCCGCGGTTGGGCATGCGATGACCGCGCCCGCGGTGCTGAGGCACTTCAGGACGCCCGAGCGGCCCGGCGGGGTGGCGAACGACCCGCCAGTCTTGCCGAACACCGCCTCCTGGCCGGTCGGGTAGGTGATGGACACCGACTGCGCGATGCCGTTGGCGTCCTTTTCGACCTCCACCAGTTTGGCGTCGAACGCACTGGACCAGCCCGTGCCGAAGGCCAGTCCGGCCCGGGAGTCCTGGCTGTTGTAGGAGCGCGTGACGGCCAGCGCGGGTCCGACGGTCGGCAGCTGCGCGTCGGTCGCGGACGTGGTGTAGTTGCCGGCGCTGGGCTCGAAGCCGCGGCCACCGTTCTGGGACAGCCTCGACGTAACCAGCGGCTGCACCGGCTGGGTGCTGAGTGCGAAGAGCTTGGGCGGGCTGGTGGAGGTGCCGTCGGTGACGGTCACCTGCCACGTGTAGTCGGTTCCGCGAACCAGCTTGCCCGCCGGCACCGTCCAGGAGGTGGCGGCCTGGTAGCCGGACTGCGCCACCAGGGTGCCGTCCTCCTTGGTGACGGCGAAGTTGTAGGTGACGGTGCCGGAGCCGTCAGGATCGTGCCCTTCGGCGATCAGCACAGGCGTCAGCGTCGGCGTGATGTACCCGGAGGGCGGGTACGCGCCGTCGATCTGCGGGGTGCCCGGACCGGTGTAGGTCAGCAGCAGGAACGGTGCCTTCTTGAAGTTGTCGTAGTTACGGGACGTGAAGCGCTTCCACTGGTTGCTCGCGTTCTCGTCCCGCGCGGTCAGCGCGAGTCCGTAGTTGGCGGTGCCGGTCAGCCACGTCTGGATGGCCGCCGCCTGCAGAGGCACGCTGACCCACGTGCCCACGGACCGGTTGCCGGACGTGTTGCCGCAGGCCGGGCCGGGAGCGGGCGAGGCCTCCCCGATGGAGGGTCCGAGCGTCGGCCCGGGCCACTTCACCGTGGTCACCATCCACTGAGCGTTCACCATCCTG contains these protein-coding regions:
- a CDS encoding LamG-like jellyroll fold domain-containing protein produces the protein MSRTGRIRLRRDQRGGRRRGRLATLLVFVLLVNLGMPAGAVPPSGDLPLSWLWSWIPQSGAWAAAFTGTEPVRLRPGRPDDHHVPTSETDANGVSRAPAEKKREGKPHKVKGRDGVFDERSSKRVAAGADARSDLYQNTDGSYSRKVFTDPVNYRDAKGTWQPIDRTLSRGPGGRFQQKASDLDVTLAASADDPRLVTLSADRTHSLSYGLAGAAASAGVAQHNAVSYADVLPGVDFKVEVTASGAKDTLILDSPDVPSSFLFRLDLRGLAATLESNGSVLLRDEKGDPRITIPAGFMQDGKFDQETGDFTRSDDVAYELVEVDGRQALRVTPDAAWLHDPARVYPVILDPSSFATSGDSYAYKTDDSDHSGENNLPVGTYDGGTHVARSYLQFANFATSFNGATISNASLALFLSWSYNCSATKFDVRMVNAQWMVTTVKWPGPTLGPSIGEASPAPGPACGNTSGNRSVGTWVSVPLQAAAIQTWLTGTANYGLALTARDENASNQWKRFTSRNYDNFKKAPFLLLTYTGPGTPQIDGAYPPSGYITPTLTPVLIAEGHDPDGSGTVTYNFAVTKEDGTLVAQSGYQAATSWTVPAGKLVRGTDYTWQVTVTDGTSTSPPKLFALSTQPVQPLVTSRLSQNGGRGFEPSAGNYTTSATDAQLPTVGPALAVTRSYNSQDSRAGLAFGTGWSSAFDAKLVEVEKDANGIAQSVSITYPTGQEAVFGKTGGSFATPPGRSGVLKCLSTAGAVIACPTAAGTAISGYRLTDKSGNAYTFATVITPGTYGLTEQSDLAQRKLTYHYTAGRLDRITSASGRSLNVLWSGGHVVEISTDRADASDPLSVSEWTYSYTGDLLTAACAPAMALSPDCIGYEYTSGSGTQYPSVVDNLAPTSNWRLTETDATTAASSALAQGGVDNGIYTDVTLGEPGPLAGSAATAAGFNGASSTVTLPISLANESGYRSASIWFKTTQRGGVLLSQSGEPVTTGTTNWGYTPVLYVNSSGRLSGQFPSAPAVGAVGSLVGAGSGLCVGPVGGVLADGRALEIQACNGDASQQWTLDSAGRLVATEASVTKCAEVVGTAGGSLLRVWTCGAGTNQKWTMMPNGQIIGLQSQKCMDVPFAATTAGTVLQIFTCHPAPLGNQQFFGSAHTPIVASAAAPVVDDGEWHHAVLSASGNSQTLYVDGVAAGTKLGLIVGGQQKYQHIGAGFLGLGWPGQSTGTANTNTGTAAFFEGSIAEVAYFDKPLRQQDVDALRAAQATPAELLNKIVTPLGKTAAEIDYDTAAGVVSQVTDENGGTWGISPPSVEGSYLVYSSAVLGAGPTDYWRLADSDGVDAVNEVNGGLASYGTGVTLGEATGPFGDESWAARFDGTGGHVSIPDADIPTGGPYSISMWFRVPDTSTGGGTLFGYQNQPLGTTPTLYNPGLYVGSDGRLRGKLWVAGMNPMATPGRVDDGQWHHVALSASTNSQAMYLDGQLVGSAAGTITPNGAPYAYLGAGGSQGWPNARNDITGYFTGDIAEVAVYKAQQLNSVQIKAQYDARIKAQGRGLIKKYAITDPSDADPDDANLTSASYALPAGTKVAETDAYGNETIYGFDGTGMLQTVVDPNGNYTETVRDSRGNIREQISCTDRSASPPTCSTVYYEYKFNAANPDDPCNDLMFEVRDGRSSSRADNTYRTSYTYDRKCNLIVSEDPLLRRMTTAFSGDRDTAAADGGFIPAGLPIRVVSPSGATQHVTYYASGDVATVTDPAGKVTSYEYDGLGRVIERTNQIAGQPDQVVLFAYDKQSRLRQTTEPEVTNQVTGAAHRARTTIEYDADGNTTRQYVEDLSGGDAARQTVIEYDEHNQRAKVVDALGNEVGYTYDSYGNLITETRPDGVTVSSTYDAGGRMLTTAVKDWTDDPNDPSPATDLVTLSKGYDPAGRVAWVEDAEHWRIRYDYYDNNQVKRVLRTDDAEPPTVAYLLEENFYDGAGNLIRQVTNNGQTNTTYRVDAASRTDQAILDPGGLHRVTETRFDADNRPVSNIARNAQGAVLAQDDVAYDVMNRVLSKTAYNGPAGIDLGRVATSRWTLDSAIGAATSDSSGNNPLTTSGGVTWSTDHGATHTSGSAVFDGTGVITGRTTSIDTANSFTIATWVKLDPAAAVPMVVASQDGEQVSGFTLSYNKATGLWTFSMPRGDDKGSGVESASSSAAASTGVWTHLAGVYDAANKKLKIYVNGAKVGETTRTGAPWSAGGKFVIGGGKSGSEGNNRVDLIGRDAAGNLLFYPNTGTGPATVFGTAVTLATGFNTMNFVDAGDFDGDRKPDIIARDTSGTVWLYPNTSSGGTVSLGTRYSLGTGFSGMNWLGVGDVDGDGRDDLVGRIPAGSLWLHRSSGAPGQVKLAEVGQNIGSTGFANMNWIDFGDVNNDGREDMVVRYTPSGDLYEYAQNDGKSLDPYGGSSLTGSGWNGFGVSIGDLTGDGRPDLVARNTNSDMYVYANSGEPAPNMWQPATRIGSSSWAHLNLFVTADLNGDPVGRWRGSIDDVQTYQRALSDADVSLLRTAGSPTFPANGSNVSRVSYEVNDGGLVTSTTDALGNVTDLAYDELGRAVRTTSPEVAVETYGSAAVQARAFTELGYDTFGAVQESRDPLGRVTTAHYDALGRVTETIMPAYTPPGSPTPLTPVSTTTYDSTGRVKTVTDPLDRTVTYDYDQLGRMAKVTDPAGNSTTYTYNRLGNQTSVTDPTGARTTATYGFLGPCSTTQHVRQPSTAAYTTQYGYGLRKIDCNQDPDWGDATWQTQTRSPGNLTTSLEHNAVGDVTRSYDAAGKDTDYTFDGLGRPLRTTLYDNSYAEAVYDLAGQVTKVREFSATGTELATGSTRYDRGGQVVGVTDAMQHETTFAYDATGLLTSQVQPLSATDSILTSFGYDLAGQQTRFTDGRGSAFWTTYNTWGLPESSIEPATTAHPDPSQRTFTNVYDAAGQPKRLLSPGGVSVDYAYDDLGNLLSQTGTAPETSTAAKSFTYDAIGQMRSFSGPSGTTDITYDDRGLPLTIRGGSGDNDFAWNADGQLTSRTDAAGTTTFGYDSAGRLDTIANATAGLNLNYDYNDLSAVSRITYGGGNYRTYTYDNRHRIDVDELKTAGGTSIAKIDYGFDDNGNETSKSTVGFGAGTANANAYTYDWANRLKTWTTGSTTTNYAYDKSGNRVQSGAATFTYDQRNRLLTSGSTTYAYTPGAAWRRPRSAR